From the Carya illinoinensis cultivar Pawnee chromosome 4, C.illinoinensisPawnee_v1, whole genome shotgun sequence genome, one window contains:
- the LOC122306832 gene encoding probable O-methyltransferase 3, with protein MSGLRQPSFELVPGEHLAKLLNAQALIWNRIFNFINSMSLKCAIQLGIPDIIHNHGKPMTLSELLVALPIHPTKACNVSRLMRILIHSGFFVAEKIIGNDQEERYALTDASRLLLKDNPLSVTPFLIAMLDPVLTKPWHFLTAWFQNEDLTPFDTAHGKKFWDYGGHDPKLNHLFNDAMASDARLVMSVVIDKCSAVFSGLESLVDVGGGTGTVAKAIADAVPSMECTVLDLPHVVAGLEGSKKLKYIGGDMFEAVPPADAILLKWILHDWNDEECIKILGRCKEAITSNDKKGKVIIIDMIVQNQKEDDEESIETQLFFDMVMMVMATGKERNEKEWAKLFFDAGFSDYKITHILGLRSLIEVYP; from the exons ATGAGTGGTCTTAGACAGCCTAGTTTCGAACTGGTTCCTGGAGAACATTTAGCCAAGCTGCTTAATGCTCAAGCCCTCATATGGAACCGCATTTTCAACTTCATAAACTCCATGTCCCTTAAATGTGCAATTCAGCTTGGTATACCTGATATCATCCACAACCACGGAAAGCCCATGACTCTTTCTGAGCTCCTTGTAGCACTCCCTATCCACCCAACAAAAGCTTGTAATGTTTCTCGTCTCATGCGCATTCTGATCCACTCTGGCTTCTTTGTTGCAGAAAAAATAATCGGAAATGACCAAGAAGAAAGGTATGCACTCACTGATGCTTCCAGGCTCCTGCTCAAGGACAATCCCTTGAGTGTTACCCCATTCTTAATTGCCATGCTCGATCCTGTTTTGACAAAGCCTTGGCATTTTCTGACCGCATGGTTCCAAAATGAAGATCTTACGCCGTTTGATACGGCACATGGAAAGAAGTTTTGGGATTATGGGGGCCATGACCCAAAGCTTAACCATCTTTTCAATGACGCTATGGCTAGTGATGCTCGCTTGGTGATGAGCGTGGTGATCGATAAGTGCAGCGCAGTGTTCAGTGGATTGGAATCATTGGTTGATGTTGGTGGCGGTACAGGAACTGTGGCCAAGGCCATTGCCGACGCAGTCCCAAGTATGGAGTGCACGGTGCTTGATCTCCCACATGTAGTTGCTGGCTTGGAAGGGAGTAAGAAGTTGAAGTATATTGGAGGGGACATGTTTGAGGCAGTTCCTCCTGCAGATGCAATCTTGCTTAAG TGGATATTGCATGACTGGAACGACGAGGAATGCATTAAAATACTTGGAAGATGCAAAGAGGCAATCACGAGCAATGACAAGAAAGGAAAGGTGATAATCATTGACATGATAGTACAGAACCAGAAAGAAGATGATGAGGAGTCGATTGAGACGCAGCTATTTTTTGACATGGTGATGATGGTAATGGCCACTGGAAAAGAGAGAAACGAGAAAGAATGGGCAAAGCTGTTTTTCGATGCTGGTTTCAGTGACTACAAGATAACCCACATACTGGGTTTAAGGTCTCTCATTGAGGTTTATCCTTAA